In one window of Gossypium arboreum isolate Shixiya-1 chromosome 4, ASM2569848v2, whole genome shotgun sequence DNA:
- the LOC108458048 gene encoding probable zinc metalloprotease EGY2, chloroplastic, with translation MNLAASFRGNFGVLSQCSSCCDLRFQPLLSSSSFANSQRCRLRNLKFSRVPRLCRKREMFCRVTETETGPDSNNDEEEDTHESGEKPATTDSVEEKDSQIDLQPINVQQINNNDAETTAQGAVQEDDAIEVTSGSPLPGVKPQQLDESMRIPKETIDILKDQVFAFDTFFVTSQEPYEGGVLFKGNLRGQAARSYEKISTRMQNKFGDEYKLFLLINPEDDKPVAVVVPKTTLQPETTAVPEWLAAGAFGLVTVFTLLLRNVPALQSNLLSTFDNLSLLSNGLPGAFVTALLLGVHELGHILVAKSTGVKLGVPFFVPSWQIGSFGAITRIKNIVPNREDLLKVAAAGPLAGFSLGFVLFLLGFILPPSDGIGVVVDASVFHESFLAGGVAKLLLGDVLKEGTPISVNPLVIWAWAGLLINAINSIPAGELDGGRISFAIWGRKASARFTSLSIGLLGLSSLFNDVAFYWVVLIFILQRGPIAPLSEEITDPDNKYVALGVLVLILGLLVCLPYPFPFNYDSINTDF, from the exons atgaatttagCAGCAAGTTTCCGCGGGAACTTTGGTGTCTTATCTCAATGTAGCTCTTGCTGCGATCTTCGGTTTCAGCCATTATTGTCGTCTTCGAGCTTTGCTAACTCGCAACGGTGTCGTTTAAGGAACTTGAAGTTTTCTCGCGTCCCTAG ACTTTGCAGGAAAAGAGAGATGTTTTGTAGAGTGACTGAAACAGAAACTGGACCAGATAGTAATAATGATGAG GAGGAAGATACGCACGAAAGTGGAGAAAAGCCGGCAACAACTGATTCTGTAGAGGAAAAAGATTCCCAGATTGATTTGCAGCCCATAAATGTTCAACAAATAAACAATAATGATGCAGAAACTACAGCTCAAGGTGCTGTGCAG GAGGATGACGCTATTGAAGTTACTAGTGGATCGCCTCTGCCAGGTGTGAAG CCACAACAACTGGATGAATCAATGAGGATTCCAAAGGAAACCATTGACATTCTTAAGGATCAAGTATTTGCATTTGATACGTTCTTCGTAACGAGCCAGGAACCGTATGAG GGTGGAGTATTGTTCAAAGGAAATCTTCGGGGACAAGCTGCTAGAAGTTATGAAAAGATATCTACTAGGATGCAG AACAAATTTGGCGATGAATATAAGCTTTTCCTTCTTATCAATCCAGAAGATGACAAACCAGTGGCAGTTGTTGTCCCAAAAACGACTTTGCAACCAGAGACAACTG CTGTCCCTGAGTGGTTGGCAGCTGGGGCTTTTGGTCTGGTTACAGTGTTTACCTTACTTCTTCGGAATGTGCCTGCATTGCAGTCCAACTTATT ATCAACATTTGACAACCTCAGCTTGTTATCGAATGGTCTACCTGGAGCCTTTGTTACTGCACTTCTTCTGGGGGTACATGAATTGGGCCACATCTTAGTAGCAAAGAGCACAGGAGTTAAGCTTGGTGTTCCTTTCTTTGTTCCAAGTTGGCAG ATAGGCTCTTTTGGTGCCATAACAAGGATAAAAAATATCGTACCCAATCGTGAAGACCTTCTCAAGGTTGCAGCAGCTGGACCTTTAGCTGGTTTTTCTTTGGGTTTTGTTCTATTCCTTCTAGGTTTCATCTTGCCACCTAGCGATGGTATTGGAGTTGTTGTTGATGCTTCTGTGTTTCATGAATCATTTCTTGCTGGTGGTGTAG CAAAGCTGCTTCTAGGTGATGTACTGAAGGAAGGCACACCTATATCAGTCAACCCACTTGTAATTTGGGCATGGGCTGGGCTTCTCATTAATGCCATCAACAGCATTCCTGCAGGGGAGCTAGATGGGGGCCGGATCTCCTTTGCAATATGGGGAAGAAAG GCTTCAGCTCGCTTCACTTCACTCTCCATTGGACTGCTAGGACTGTCTTCATTGTTCAATGACGTGGCATTTTACTGGGTGGTTCTCATATTCATCTTGCAAAGAGGGCCCATTGCACCACTGTCGGAGGAAATCACTGATCCTGATAACAAGTATGTTGCACTTGGAGTTTTAGTTTTGATATTGGGATTGCTTGTTTGCTTACCATATCCGTTCCCTTTCAATTATGACTCCATTAATACAGACTTTTAG